One window from the genome of Hydractinia symbiolongicarpus strain clone_291-10 chromosome 1, HSymV2.1, whole genome shotgun sequence encodes:
- the LOC130640324 gene encoding integumentary mucin C.1-like, with protein sequence MKMFRALLISSCVLGLVRTVCIDTQAWCPATVNYCIYKPFAVQCPKTCGICSDMTTSTSTTTTTTETELPTSTTTKKTTAAKTTTKTTTTTTTTTRSPTISATTAKLSSTTTTTTTSPSPTSSTTTTNLPSTSTTTTTSTSTEEPATIISSTTAVTKPTTISSNLTVCSDYYHWCRIVATDTARFCENIHSNYKVDCPSSCNVCESVTLEKKCGNFQDITAYNCETRNCMNLDLLEQDRVLKYCSKTCCLRNELYTYVPPPSTTTKSTTTVSSTTMATLISTSTFSSPTTSELVTPTEIVITTPLLNFCGDRFPWCRIIASNITRYCQDMGINYKKDCLWTCNQCSGPVEERCNIFIDNTAYDCASRNCEEANPYVQHRVLKYCPKTCCLRSQLYNFSAM encoded by the exons ATGAAGATGTTTCGCGCTTTACTAATTTCCA GTTGTGTTCTTGGACTTGTCAGAACAG TGTGTATCGACACACAAGCATGGTGTCCTGCAACTGTcaattattgtatttataaacCTTTCGCCGTTCAATGCCCTAAAACATGTGGGATATGCTCTGATATGACAACTTCAACTTcaacgacaacaacgacaacagaaACCGAATTACCTACATCAACAACGACTAAAAAGACGACAGCAGCAAAAACAACGACGAAAACTACGACgacaacgacgacgacgaccAGATCACCAACAATATCAGCGACGACGGCAAAATTATCgtcaacgacaacaacaacgactacGAGTCCATCGCCAACATCATCAACGACGACGACTAACTTACCCTCGACatcgacgacaacaacaacgtcGACTTCAACTGAAGAGCCTGCAACAATCATATCATCAACGACAGCAGTCACTAAGCCGACAACAATATCGTCCAATTTAACAG tttgtaGCGATTATTACCACTGGTGTCGCATAGTGGCGACAGATACCGCACGTTTCTGCGAGAATATCCACAGCAATTACAAAGTAGACTGCCCAAGCTCTTGCAATGTTTGTGAAAGtgtaacattggaaaaaaaatgCGGAAACTTCCAGGATATAACGGCGTACAACTGCGAGACAAGAAACTGCATGAACTTAGATTTACTCGAGCAAGATCGAGTCTTAAAATATTGTTCAAAAACATGTTGTTTAAGAAATGAACTGTACACATATGTTCCACCTCCTTCCACCACAACCAAATCTACAACAACGGTTTCAAGCACGACCATGGCAACTTTAATAAGTACTTCAACATTTTCTTCTCCAACGACCAGTGAGCTGGTAACACCAACTGAAATTGTAATTACCACGCCTTTGTTAAACT TCTGTGGAGACAGGTTCCCTTGGTGTAGAATAATAGCCAGTAATATTACAAGATATTGTCAAGATATGGGCATAAACTATAAAAAAGACTGTCTGTGGACATGCAATCAATGTTCTGGTCCTGTTGAAGAGAGATGTAACATTTTTATCGACAACACAGCGTATGATTGTGCATCAAGAAATTGTGAAGAGGCAAATCCATACGTGCAGCATCGAGTACTTAAGTATTGCCCAAAAACCTGCTGTTTAAGGAGTCAGCTATATAACTTCAGCGCTatgtaa
- the LOC130640340 gene encoding FK506-binding protein 4-like, which yields MKLIILAFLIASACARRIPHHNQVFEDVSNDVDELASNHLDYGDVNDFDGDDEGDDEGDDKGDDDVEEDVEETGKGADDMPEKEDKEDAWKSDDNEDEEDEEDNGDKVKDYVNDDDDGELDKFYTGENDEDDGSLIKFLDETTTAPQPTSTEPQTTAPKPTMTSTQKETTTAPTREETTTPRSTTLRIQTITPRMQTTKEPNFTTMTSRTPETTKKPTSKSRLHVFLLHLLHQQSRNKHYMHVLYMQYLRLTHRVAALERRGNNMEEYSHRHSLE from the exons atgaagcTCATTATACTCGCATTTCTAATTGCATCAG CTTGTGCAAGACGTATTCCACATCATAATCAAGTATTTGAAG ATGTCAGCAATGATGTTGATGAGCTGGCTTCTAACCATCTCGATTATGGAGATGTAAATGATTTTGATGGTGATGATGAAGGTGATGATGAAGGTGATGATAAAGGTGATGATGATGTTGAGGAAGATGTTGAAGAAACCGGGAAAGGAGCTGATGATATGCCTGAGAAAGAAGACAAGGAAGATGCGTGGAAAAGTGACGATAATGAAGATGAGGAAGATGAGGAAGATAATGGCGACAAGGTTAAAGATTATGTTAATGACGACGATGATGGCGAATTAGATAAATTTTACACTGGTGAGAATGATGAAGATGACGGAAGTTTGATCAAATTTCTTGATG aaACTACAACAGCTCCTCAGCCGACATCTACTGAACCTCAAACGACAGCTCCAAAACCAACCATGACTTCAACTCAGAAAGAAACAACCACTGCTCCAACTCGTGAAGAAACAACCACTCCACGTTCCACCACATTACGTATCCAAACCATTACACCACGCATGCAAACCACCAAGGAACCAAATTTCACAACCATGACAAGTCGCACGCCTGAGACAACCAAGAAACCAACATCAAAAAGCCGCTTGCACGTCTTTTTATTGCATCTTCTTCACCAGCAATCAAGAAACAAACACTATATGCATGTCTTGTATATGCAGTACTTGAGGTTAACTCACAGAGTAGCAGCATTGGAAAGACGTGGCAACAATATGGAAGAGTATTCGCATCGTCATTCATTAGAGTAA
- the LOC130630407 gene encoding integumentary mucin C.1-like — protein MDYTLIIKVLFVITLGAVLSNTQSIASTLPAPAETTTATTATTPTTTQKSTETTTSTTTTTTTTTTTPPTTTTTPTTSTTTQKPTTTKESTTLPSSSTKFLSSAGICVASIFFSMLCYFARNN, from the exons ATGGACTACACATTAATAATAAAAGTTTTATTCGTTATAACATTGG gcgcAGTGCTCTCCAACACGCAAA GTATTGCTTCTACACTGCCAGCGCCAGCTGAGACAACAACCGCCACAACCGCCACGACCCCTACAACCACACAAAAGTCGACAGAaacaacaacgtcaactacgacaacaacaacaacaacaacgaccacACCaccgacaacaacaacgacccCCACAACATCAACGACTACACAAAAACCGACAACAACGAAAGAAAGTACGACATTACCATCTTCTTCGACAAAATTTCTATCCAGTGCCGGTATTTGTGTAGCATCGatatttttttctatgttaTGCTATTTTGCTCGAAATAAttga